In the genome of Natronomonas salina, the window AGACGCGCGAACTGTCGAAGCGGTACGGCGAGGTGACGGCGCTGGACTCGCTGTCGCTCACCGTCGACGACGGCGAGTGCTACGGCTTCCTCGGGCCGAACGGCGCCGGGAAGTCGACGACGATCAACATCTTCACCGGACAGCTGGTCCCCGACTCCGGCAGCGTCAGGGTCGCGGAGGTCGACCCCGTCGAGGCGCCCGTCGAGGTCCGCCGCCACGTCGGCGTCCTGCCGGAGAGCGGACGCCCCCCGTCGTTCCTCACCGTCCGCGAGTACTTCGAGTTCGCCGCGGCGACCCGGGAACTCGACGAGTCGACCCTCGAGGACCGTATCGACCGCTGGGCCGAGCGACTGGAGTTCGCCCACAAGCTCGACACCCTCTGTACGGACCTCTCGCAGGGCGAGCGCCAGAAGGTCCTCATCACGCAGGCGTTCCTCCACGAGCCCCGGGTCGTCTTCATCGACGAGCCGCTGACGAACCTCGACCCCATTATGCAGGAGCGGGTCAAGCGGTTCTTCGAGACCTACCGCGAGGCCGGCAACACGCTGTTCCTCTCGACGCACTTCGTCGAGACGGCCGCCGAGGTGTGCACCCAGGTCGGCATCATCAACCGCGGGCGCCTGCTCGAGGAGATCCGACCTCGCGGGATGGACGGCGACGCGCTGCTCGACCGGTTCTTCGCGTCGGTCGAGGACGACGTCGAGGCCGCGGCCCTGACGCGATGACGGGCATCTCGACGCGCTACCTGCTCCGCGTGATGGCCCGCGAGGAGTGGCGGCTCCACAGCCGGCTGTTCGGCGGCGCGCGCTTCGCGCTGTTCCCGGTCTTCGTCGCCGCGGTCGCCGCCGGGACGGCCGCCTTCTTCGCGCTGGCCGAGGCCGACACGGACCTGCTGATCGCCGGGCTCCACCTCGTCGTCGCCGCGCTCGGTCTCCAGGTCGGCACCGTCGGTCTCGTCGGCCGCGACGCCCTCGAGGACCTGCTCGGCGAGACGACGCTGCTGCTGTTCTCGGCGCGGACGCTCCCGCTGGACCCCCGGAAGCTGCTCGTCGCCTTCCTCGTGAAGGACGTCGGCTACTACGCGGGGCTGTTCCTGCTGCCGCTGACCGTCGGGCTCGTCCCGCTGGTCGTCCTGGCCGACGTCCCCGCCACCCGCCTGCCGCTGCTGTTCGGCACCAGCGTCGGGATGTTCGCGGTCGGCGTCGCCGCCAGCTTCGCGCTGGTCGGCGTCCACACGCGCTCCCGGGTCGCGTCGCTGGCCGTCGGGCTCGCCGCCGTCGCCGCGCTCGTCGTCGACGGGGGCCGGGTGCTCTCCCTGACGCCCTACGGCCTGCTCTCGGGCGTTCGGCCCCTGACGGTCGCCGCCAGCGTCCTCCTCCCGGTCGCCCTCGGCGTCGTCGGTGTCGCCGCCTTCCAGTTCGACCGCCGGACGCCCTCCCGGACCGCCGCGAACCGCTTCGGGACGCTCCACCGGAAACTGGGGGCCGTCGACCGGCAGGGGCTCCTCGCCAAGTCGCTGCTCGACGTCGTCCGGTCCTCCGGGGGGCTCTGGAAGGTCGTCTTCTCGCAGGGGCTCGTCTTCGCCGTGCTCGCGGTGCTGCTGGCGTTCCTCCCCGACGTGGTGCCGGTCCGTCCGGAGCCGGGCCTCACCATCGCCGCCGTGCTCGCCCTCGGGTCGTTCACCACCTACAACTGGCTCTGCCAGTTCGACGACACCGAGTTCTACCTCCGGTACCCGGTGACCCTCCGGGCGGTCTTCCGGGCGAAGCTGCTGGGCTTCTGCCTGCTGGCGCTGCCGGCCGGCCTCGCCTTCCTCGCCGTCGGCAGCGTCGTCTTCGGCACCGGGACGATGCTGGTCGGCGTCGCGGTCTTCCCGCCGCTGTGCCTCTACGTCTTCGGCGTCACCGCCTACGTCGCCGGCCTGGAGCCGACCGAACTGCTGTTCGACACGCCCATCTTCGCCGCGTTCACGCTGGCGATGATGGTCGCGCTCATCCCGCTGGTCGTCGCCGCCATCGCGTTCCGGCTCTCGCCGACCGGCCTCGCCGCCGGCAGCGTCGCCTACGCCTGGCTCGCCGGCGGGCTCGGATTCGCCCTCTACCGGTCCGCCGGGTCGCGCTGGGAGCGGACGGTGCTCGCCGACGGCGCGTAGACCGGCGAGGGCCTCGGTCCGTCCCTCGCTCGTCCTCCACCTCGTCCTCCGCTTCTTCACCCTGCCTCGCTACCGGGAGTCGAACTCCGTCAGCTCCGAGTCGTGGTCGACCGCCCGGTCGGGGCCCGCGTGGACCCGGGTGTACGTGCGCCGGTAGCGCCGGATCTTCCGGTAGAGGACGTAGAAGAACAGGCTGTCGTAGACGACGACGAACCCGAAGAACAGCACGAGCAGCGGGACGCCGGGGACGACCAGGGCGACGAGCGCCGGGACGATGCCGACGAGCGTGTTGTACGTCGCGTGGATGAACGCGGCGATGAGCAGCCCCTTCGCGACGATGGGGCCGGCGTTCTCGCGGTTGAACTTCGCGAGCCCGAGGTAGTAGCCGGCGAACGCCGAGTAGATGACGTGGCCCGGGCCGGCGAGGCCGCGGACCGCCGCCAGCTGGCCGCCTGCCTCGACGGTCTCGGAGAACTGGGCGGCGTACGACGCGGCGCTCGCGGCGAGCAGCGACGACGGCGTCTGCAGCCCCTGCGTGATGTAGAGGACGTTCTCGATGGTGGCGAAGCCGAGCCCCGCGACGGCGCCGTAGACGGCGCCGTCGATGACCGAGTCGAACCGGCCGTCCCGGTAGGCGTACAGCCGGACGGCCAGCAGCTTGACGGCCTCCTCGCCGGGGCCGACGACGAGGTAGTAGTAGAGGACGATGCCGACGAGCCCGAGCGCCTGCAGGAACCCGAAGATGGAGTTGACGACGGCGGCGAACCCGGCGAACAGAATCGCGAGGAGGAACGTGGCGGCCAACAGTTGCGGCGGCTCCTTCGTCGTGATGTCGCTGCGGTAGATGTACAGCGCCAGCAGCCCCGCGGGGACGATCGAGAGGACGATCAGCCCGAGGACGAACGGGTCCTCGATGAGGATGGCGCCGGCGCCCCCGGCGAGGATGAGGACGAGGACGAACACCCCGAGGAGGATGACGAGCCACCGGCTGGCCTTCAGGACCCTGCGGTGGGTCTTCACCGCCAGGCGGTCGAGCGCGGTCCGCGGCTCCCACGACGCGACGTCGTAGAGGTCCTCGTCCTCGTCGGCGCGGGCCTCCACCGGGTCTTGCATACCCTGGCGTTCGCCCGGGTTCGCCCTAACGCTTTGGCTCTCCGAACCTCTGTCGCCGGTGAGCCAGCGGTCGACCGGCGAGCGACCCGGAGCCGGGACGCTTTCGGTCCCCGGCGCCGAACCCGGAGGCATGCACTTCGACCAGCGCACCCAGCAGGCGCTCCGCGAGTTCGGCCTCTCGACCGACGACGTCCGCGAGGTGAGCGAGGCGGTCGTCGAGGCCACCGCCGAGGCCGCCGCCGACCTCGAGGCGTTCTTCGCCGACCGAGAGACCGTCTACTCCGACATGGACCTGGCCCACTCCGCCGACGAGTTCCCGGAGCACGACCTGGAGTACGTCGACCTCTACACCCACGCCGACGACCTCCGCGGGTACGTCAAGTTCGACGGGTGGGGCGCCTACGTCGAGGGCGGGCGGGTCCTCTCGGAGGACGTCGTGGAGCTGTCCCTCGGCGAGACCGTCCACGACCGCGTCCGCTTCGCCGCCGACCGCGACGCGCTATGAACGTCCGGGTCCGCGGCATCTACACGACCGCGCTGACCGAACTGCTCCGCGGCGACCACGACGTCGTCCAGGCGTCGCCGCCGATCCGCGAGCGGTTCGACGCCGAGTTCCCGGCCGACGTCGCCGACGCGACCGTCGACACCACCGACGACCGCCAGGGGGTCGGCGTCTCGGGCGAGGAGGGCGCCGTCGCCGCCCTCCGCGAGCGGCTCCGGGGCGTCGGCCGCGACGCCTTCGACTGGGACGACCCCGCGCCGCGCGGCGCCGTCTTCCAGGGCGTCGTGAGCGAGACGCTGGGGTCCGGTGCGGTCGTGGATCTAGGCGAGGCGGAGGGATTCCTCCCGTACAACCGCGTCGACGGCTACGTGAACGAGGGCGACACCTACCGGCTGCAGGTCGCCGGTCCGGAACCGCCGTGGAGCGGCGACCGGCCGTCGTTGGCGACGGACCTGCGCGTCCCGGGCGGCCTCGTGGAGCTCCGGCGCGGGGGCGGCGGGTCGACGAACGAGACGGCGCGGATGGCGGACCTCCTGCCGGTCGACCCGCCGGAGGGGTGGGCGCCGCGGTGGTCCCGGGCGGCCGACGACGCCTCGCTGGACGCGATGGCCGCG includes:
- a CDS encoding ABC transporter ATP-binding protein encodes the protein MAAIQTRELSKRYGEVTALDSLSLTVDDGECYGFLGPNGAGKSTTINIFTGQLVPDSGSVRVAEVDPVEAPVEVRRHVGVLPESGRPPSFLTVREYFEFAAATRELDESTLEDRIDRWAERLEFAHKLDTLCTDLSQGERQKVLITQAFLHEPRVVFIDEPLTNLDPIMQERVKRFFETYREAGNTLFLSTHFVETAAEVCTQVGIINRGRLLEEIRPRGMDGDALLDRFFASVEDDVEAAALTR
- a CDS encoding PrsW family intramembrane metalloprotease is translated as MQDPVEARADEDEDLYDVASWEPRTALDRLAVKTHRRVLKASRWLVILLGVFVLVLILAGGAGAILIEDPFVLGLIVLSIVPAGLLALYIYRSDITTKEPPQLLAATFLLAILFAGFAAVVNSIFGFLQALGLVGIVLYYYLVVGPGEEAVKLLAVRLYAYRDGRFDSVIDGAVYGAVAGLGFATIENVLYITQGLQTPSSLLAASAASYAAQFSETVEAGGQLAAVRGLAGPGHVIYSAFAGYYLGLAKFNRENAGPIVAKGLLIAAFIHATYNTLVGIVPALVALVVPGVPLLVLFFGFVVVYDSLFFYVLYRKIRRYRRTYTRVHAGPDRAVDHDSELTEFDSR
- a CDS encoding DUF7532 family protein yields the protein MHFDQRTQQALREFGLSTDDVREVSEAVVEATAEAAADLEAFFADRETVYSDMDLAHSADEFPEHDLEYVDLYTHADDLRGYVKFDGWGAYVEGGRVLSEDVVELSLGETVHDRVRFAADRDAL